Part of the Desulfoplanes formicivorans genome is shown below.
CGCCATTGGGGCTGGTTTGCCCATTGAGGAGCCTTTGGGTAACATGGTGGTGGATATTGGCGGAGGGACGACAGAGGTTGCCGTTATTTCTCTTTCGGCCGTGGCCTATGCTGAATCCGTTCGGATTGCGGGAGATGAAATGAATGAGGCGGTGCAACGCTATCTGCAGGACGAACATCAACTGCTGATCGGTGAGAACATGGCCGAAGCAGCAAAAATAACATTGGGATCGGCCTATCCTTTGTCACAACCCTTGGAATTCCGGATATCAGGCAAAAACATCATTGATGGAACGCCCAAATCCGTTGTGCTTACTGACACGCATATCCGAGAAGCCATCAAGGACCCGGTGAACGCCATTTTGTTGGCTGTCAAGAGGGCTTTGGAAAAGACTCCGCCTGAACTTGTGGCTGATATAGCCAATAATGGTCTGCTTTTGGCCGGTGGTGGTGCTTTGTTGAGAGGCCTTGATGCCTTGATCATGAAACATACGCATATCAGAGTAATTGTCGATGAAGATCCTTTGACAACTGTATGCCGTGGTACAGGCGTGGCAATGGCTAATCCCAAAACTTTCAGCAAGGTGTACATCAACTGATCCGCAGAGGGCCTGAACCAGTGTCCTTGTTGGATGCCAACAGGTCTCGTGCGATTGTTTACCACGCATCAAAGAGCTTGCCGTGTCCCCAAAGATACGCGAGGCGTGGGGTGACAAGATCGGGACAAGATTTGACAATGCCAGAGAGTTCATCTCGATCCACCACCAGGTAGGTACCTATTGGGGGAGGGGGAGAAATCTGGTAGCAATGCTTCATCTTGTAGAGTGCCACAAAAAAACGGCCTGTTGCCACAGAAGGCAGTATCGTTCCTGCGAATCGTAATTTTCCCGTTTCCCTGCCAATGCATTCCTTAATTATCCTATAGGCGCCATCCAGTGTGCTTTCTCCCGGGTGTAAACATGTTTCAAGGCCCAGATCCCACTGGCAGGAAGGCGCGTCGTCTCTTTTGATTTTTTTCAGGTAGATTTTGTTGTTTTTGTCATACAACAACACAAGCGTCATGCGATAAAAAAGTCCTTGTCGCCGTGCCTCTTCAAGGGGCATTGCCCCAAGGGGGACGTTGTAATGGTCCACGATTTCAACGAGGCTGGGAAGGGCGGAGACGTTTGGAAGTATCATAATGTTTGATGTGCCTATATGCCTGGGGGGTGCGGACGGTTTGAGGTTTTATGTTTCAAGTACTGTTGAGGTTGGTGCATTATTGTGAGTCGTGATCTTGAGATCAGTGCTGGCCGGCCCGAGGGACGGCCTTAATTTGTCCTATGATGATCTTCTGGGCTCAAAATTCATTCATCGCCACGGGTTTCTTGGGCTAGCATAGGAAGGTATTCTTGTACTCGAAGCCGGAAACATTGCATGTGAATCATGTCCCAGAGCTTGTAAAACTGGAAAAAGTGTGTTTCCCACGCCCTTGGACGGAAAGGGAATTTGAGTTGTGTTTTCGGCAGGGGCATTTTCATGCCAAGGGTATCTTCAGGCATGAAAGGATGATTGCTTATATTACCTTTTTCACTTTGGTCGATGAAATCGAAATCGTCAATCTTGCCGTTCATGAAGATCATCGGCGAAAAGGTCTTGGGACGTCCCTTCTTGGTGCACTGCTGGCCCACGGCCGTGAGCATGGTTGTACGCGGATAGTGCTTGAAGTTCGCCGATCGAACATGGCAGCACGCCATCTCTATACCCATCACGGGTTCAAGATCGTTGGCGAACGCAAGGGATACTATCCTCCCAGCGGAGAGGATGCCCTTGTCATGGCACGGTCATGTCCGAATGCATGACAGGCGCCAAACTTGTTTCATACACCCTTCAGGCCCCGGCCTTGTTCCGGGTGTCCCACACAAACTGACTTAACATGTTGCGTATCATTCTCGACTCGATTGCCAAGTCATATTCCGGAACCCCGCTTTTTGAAAATCTCAATGTGGAGATCCGAAGCGGGGACCGCCTTGCCCTGGTTGGTCTCAATGGGTGTGGCAAATCGACTCTCATTAAGATTATTGCAGGCGTTGTTTCGCCTGATCATGGACAGGTTGCTATTCCTTCCGGGGCCAGGTTGGGGTATGTGGCGCAGGAATTGACCCCATCTGAACTTGATATGTCCCTTGAAGGATTTGTGCTTGGCGTGTTGCCCTCATGGAGTGCCTTTTGGGAAAAATGGCAGGCAGCCGTCAAGGCCGGAGATGAAAGTGCCATTCAGCAATTGGGCGCAGAACAACACGAACTGGAGGCCATATGCGGGTACAACCCCGAACACAAGGCCGAAGCCATTTTGCAGGGACTGGGCTTTTCGCGTGAACAATTCACACATCCCTTGAAACGTTTGAGCGGGGGGTGGCGGGAACGTGCCAAGCTGGCCCGGGTGCTTTTGGCGGGCGCGGATATTCTGCTTCTGGATGAACCAACAAACCATCTTGATCTGGAAGCTGTCACCTGGCTTGAGGAGTATCTGCGTGGTTATGCCGGCATATTGATCTTTGTGGCCCATGATCGTTTTTTTCTGGATCATATTGCCAACAAGATTCTTTTTCTCGGAGGCGGGAAACCGATTCTTCGACCGGGCAATCTGGAGTCCTTTCTGGCCTGGCATCAGGAATCCGTTCTTTCCGCCCGGCACAAGGCTGAAGCATTGGAATCGGAAATCGCCAAAAAGGAAGCGTTCATTGCCCGATTCCGCTACAAGGCAACCAAGGCTGTTCAGGCCCAAAGCCGGCTCAAGCAGGTTGATCGCCTGAAAAAAGAACTGGCGGCCATTCAGCCCGAAGAGTTGCGTCAACAACGGCTGGCTTTCAGCTGGCCGACCCCCAGTCGTGGCAATAGAACGGTTTTGAGTGTCAGCCATGTGGATTTTTCCTATCCGGATCATGCATTGGTGCTCCAGGATATAACGTTCAACCTCTACAGGGGGCAAAAGATCGCGTTGGTCGGCCCCAATGGCCAGGGCAAGTCAACCCTTATCAAAATCATCATGGGCGAGCTTGCACCGGATCGGGGAAGCGTGACCCTTGGAGGGCTGTGCAAGGTCGGATATTTCTGTCAGCACCAGGCCGACATGTTGTGTACCGCCAACAATGTGCTTGCTGAAATACGGCGGTTGTCCGATCCCAGCACAACCGACGAAGAACTCAAATCCGTGCTCGGACGGTTCATGCTTGGAGAATCCTTTTGGGAAAAATCCGTGGTCGACTTGTCAGGCGGGGAAAAAAATCGACTGGTTCTGGCTTCCCTTTTCTTGAGCAAGGCCAATTTTTTTGTTTTGGACGAACCGACCAACCATCTGGATCTTGAAAGCCGGGAAGCCCTTGTGCAGGCGCTCAACGATTTTCCGGGGACAATCTTGCTTGTGGCTCATGACAGATATCTCTTGGAAAACATTGCCCAGGAGGTCTGGGAGCTTAAGGATTGCGGTCTCACCGTGTATCAGGATGGTTTTCATGCCTATCAGGAAGCCATGCGCAACAATGTGGTTCGCAATCAGAAAAAATCAGAAGCAACCATTTCCAAGGCCAATCGCAATGAGTCCAAACGGCTCAAACGATTGCAGGCGGAAAGGCGTAACCGGGTCTATGCCCTGCTCAAACCCTTGAAAAAGAAATACGCTCGCCTTGAGAAGGAACTTGAAAAAAATTTTGAAGAGCAGGAACGTTTTGAAGTGATCCTTGCGGATCCGGCAATGTATGCCGATGGCAAGAAAGTGCGTGAAGTGAATATGCAGTTTGCCAAAACGCGGGATGAAGGTGAGCGTTTGATGACAGAACTGGCGTATCTCGAAAAGGAGATGCAGGAAATCGAAGAACAGCACACTGTCACGGAATTGCAGGATGAGCTGGCGTAATCCGTTTTCCGGATAACCTGTCCGGGAAAGAATCTTTGTCGAATCGTGGTACACGCCCCCATTGGAGACTTCATGCATTATACGCCCGTAGTTGCCGGTATTGTCATTCGTGGGAATCGATTTCTGGCTGCCAGACGACCGGCTGGCAGCTCCTTTGGCGGTCTCTGGGAATTTCCCGGAGGCAAGGTCGAGCCGGGCGAGACCCTTGAGCAGGCCCTGGTTCGTGAGTTTGATGAAGAATTGCGCATCAAACCCCTCAAGGCCAAACTCTGGCAGGAATGCAGGAAATCCTACCCTCAGGGGCTTCATGTCTGGTTGTATTTTTTCATTGTAACGCAGTTCAAGGGAGATCCCGATCCCCTTGAGGGTCAGACCCTTGCCTGGCTGACTCCGGAAGAAGCAGCCGGCAAGACATTTCTTCCGGCTGATGTGGAAATTGTTGGTCGCCTTGCCCGACTCATGCACCGTTGAATCCAGCTGCACCTGTCTGATTTGTTGCGGATTGACCGTGCCCATTGTCAATCTTTGCCATGGCCGACGATCTTTGCTTTGCCGTTCTGTCGAGTGCAACGCTCACCAACCAGGTGAAGACTCATGCAATCAAATATAAAACAGGCTCTCATTGATTGGGCCCATCTGACTCCCGAACAGGTTCAGACCGTTGATGCCATGCGTAAAAAACGCCGGCTTGATTTTCTGCATGCGGCCTACAAGAGCGGTGTGGTTACGGATGCTCGCTATGTGGAATTTTTGTCCCAGCGTTTGGGCATTCCAGCGGTTGATCCGTCTCGCATGCTCATTCCGGAGACGGTTTTGGGGCTGGTTGCCCGGGATTTGCTGGAAAAGTATAATGCGGTTCCCTTTTTCATCAAAGGCAAAAAACTGTTTCTGGCCATTTCAGAGCCCGA
Proteins encoded:
- a CDS encoding rod shape-determining protein codes for the protein MFLSRFFGFMGKNLAMDLGTANTLIYTPRDGIVLNEPSVVALDSRTDAVLAVGKEAKDYLGRTPEKIRAVRPLKDGVIADFEVTRAMISYFVRKVITGMNLVKPQMVICVPTGITQVEKRAVIESAQQAGARDVKLVEEPMAAAIGAGLPIEEPLGNMVVDIGGGTTEVAVISLSAVAYAESVRIAGDEMNEAVQRYLQDEHQLLIGENMAEAAKITLGSAYPLSQPLEFRISGKNIIDGTPKSVVLTDTHIREAIKDPVNAILLAVKRALEKTPPELVADIANNGLLLAGGGALLRGLDALIMKHTHIRVIVDEDPLTTVCRGTGVAMANPKTFSKVYIN
- the rimI gene encoding ribosomal protein S18-alanine N-acetyltransferase; the protein is MNHVPELVKLEKVCFPRPWTEREFELCFRQGHFHAKGIFRHERMIAYITFFTLVDEIEIVNLAVHEDHRRKGLGTSLLGALLAHGREHGCTRIVLEVRRSNMAARHLYTHHGFKIVGERKGYYPPSGEDALVMARSCPNA
- the abc-f gene encoding ribosomal protection-like ABC-F family protein, with the protein product MLRIILDSIAKSYSGTPLFENLNVEIRSGDRLALVGLNGCGKSTLIKIIAGVVSPDHGQVAIPSGARLGYVAQELTPSELDMSLEGFVLGVLPSWSAFWEKWQAAVKAGDESAIQQLGAEQHELEAICGYNPEHKAEAILQGLGFSREQFTHPLKRLSGGWRERAKLARVLLAGADILLLDEPTNHLDLEAVTWLEEYLRGYAGILIFVAHDRFFLDHIANKILFLGGGKPILRPGNLESFLAWHQESVLSARHKAEALESEIAKKEAFIARFRYKATKAVQAQSRLKQVDRLKKELAAIQPEELRQQRLAFSWPTPSRGNRTVLSVSHVDFSYPDHALVLQDITFNLYRGQKIALVGPNGQGKSTLIKIIMGELAPDRGSVTLGGLCKVGYFCQHQADMLCTANNVLAEIRRLSDPSTTDEELKSVLGRFMLGESFWEKSVVDLSGGEKNRLVLASLFLSKANFFVLDEPTNHLDLESREALVQALNDFPGTILLVAHDRYLLENIAQEVWELKDCGLTVYQDGFHAYQEAMRNNVVRNQKKSEATISKANRNESKRLKRLQAERRNRVYALLKPLKKKYARLEKELEKNFEEQERFEVILADPAMYADGKKVREVNMQFAKTRDEGERLMTELAYLEKEMQEIEEQHTVTELQDELA
- a CDS encoding (deoxy)nucleoside triphosphate pyrophosphohydrolase, with protein sequence MHYTPVVAGIVIRGNRFLAARRPAGSSFGGLWEFPGGKVEPGETLEQALVREFDEELRIKPLKAKLWQECRKSYPQGLHVWLYFFIVTQFKGDPDPLEGQTLAWLTPEEAAGKTFLPADVEIVGRLARLMHR